One stretch of Corallococcus exiguus DNA includes these proteins:
- the hutH gene encoding histidine ammonia-lyase, whose protein sequence is MSRPRLLIDGDTLKLEEILQVSRHEVTVELAPEAAKRVQASRALVDRVAAGDTPSYGINTGFGTLAEVRIDRKDLRDLQRNLILSHACGVGNPLPLPEARVLLLLRCNVLAKGFSGIRMETLGLAIDMLNKDVVPVVPERGSVGASGDLAPLAHLALVLIGEGEAFFEGVRMPSKQALEKAGLKPVVLEAKEGLTLINGTQAMCAVGTLTQLRAELLADVADIAGAMTVEGLLGSHKPFLPEIHAVRPHAGQKAVADHLRRILKGSELVETHVNCSKVQDPYSLRCIPQVHGSAREGLAFARRILEVEVNSGTDNPLVFADTGNIISGGNFHGQPISLAMDVVAMSLTQLSSISERRVEQMVNPSLSGLPAFLAKNSGLNSGFMIAQVTAAALVAESRILSHPASVDSIPSSAGREDHVSMGMTAALKGRQVSEFARSCLAIELLVAAQALDFRQPVKPGKGVLAAYELIRSKVPHMDRDRELHHDITAVTALVESGALRDAVNSAC, encoded by the coding sequence ATGTCCCGCCCCCGCCTCCTCATCGATGGTGACACCCTGAAGCTGGAGGAGATCCTCCAGGTCTCCCGCCACGAAGTCACGGTGGAACTCGCCCCCGAAGCCGCGAAGCGGGTGCAGGCCTCCCGAGCGTTGGTGGACCGGGTGGCGGCCGGAGACACGCCGTCCTACGGCATCAACACGGGCTTCGGCACGCTGGCGGAGGTGCGAATCGACCGGAAGGACCTGCGAGACCTGCAGCGAAACCTCATCCTGTCGCACGCCTGTGGCGTGGGGAATCCGCTGCCCCTGCCGGAGGCCCGGGTGCTCCTGCTGCTGAGGTGCAACGTGCTGGCGAAGGGCTTCAGCGGCATCCGGATGGAGACGCTGGGGCTGGCCATCGACATGTTGAACAAGGACGTGGTGCCCGTGGTCCCCGAGCGGGGAAGCGTGGGCGCGTCCGGAGACCTGGCCCCGCTGGCGCACCTGGCGCTGGTGCTGATTGGCGAGGGCGAGGCGTTCTTCGAGGGCGTGCGGATGCCGTCGAAGCAGGCGCTGGAGAAGGCGGGCCTGAAGCCGGTGGTGCTGGAGGCGAAGGAAGGCCTGACGCTGATCAACGGCACGCAGGCGATGTGCGCGGTGGGGACGCTGACGCAGCTGCGAGCGGAGCTGCTGGCGGACGTGGCGGACATCGCGGGAGCGATGACGGTGGAGGGCCTGCTGGGCAGCCACAAGCCGTTCCTGCCGGAGATCCACGCGGTGCGTCCGCACGCGGGTCAGAAGGCGGTGGCGGACCACCTGCGCCGGATTCTGAAGGGCAGCGAGTTGGTGGAGACGCACGTCAACTGCAGCAAGGTGCAGGACCCGTACAGCTTGCGGTGCATCCCGCAGGTGCACGGTTCAGCGCGAGAGGGATTGGCGTTCGCGCGGCGCATCCTGGAGGTGGAGGTGAACAGCGGGACGGACAATCCGCTGGTGTTCGCGGACACGGGGAACATCATCTCCGGAGGCAACTTCCACGGCCAGCCCATCTCGCTGGCGATGGACGTGGTGGCCATGTCGCTGACGCAGCTGTCGTCAATTAGCGAGCGGCGAGTGGAGCAGATGGTGAACCCGAGCCTGTCGGGTCTGCCGGCGTTCCTGGCGAAGAACAGCGGGTTGAACTCCGGGTTCATGATTGCGCAGGTGACGGCGGCGGCGCTGGTTGCGGAGTCGCGCATCCTGAGCCACCCGGCGTCGGTGGACTCCATCCCCTCCTCCGCGGGCCGCGAGGACCACGTGTCCATGGGCATGACTGCGGCGCTGAAGGGGCGGCAGGTGTCTGAGTTCGCGCGTTCGTGCTTGGCGATTGAGTTGCTGGTCGCGGCGCAGGCGCTGGACTTCCGTCAGCCGGTGAAGCCCGGCAAGGGTGTCCTGGCGGCGTATGAGTTGATTCGCAGCAAGGTTCCGCACATGGACCGGGACCGCGAGCTGCATCACGACATCACCGCGGTCACGGCGCTGGTTGAGTCCGGAGCACTGCGCGATGCAGTTAACTCAGCGTGCTAG
- a CDS encoding aspartate kinase, whose product MALIVQKYGGTSVGDTERMKNVARRCIAAQKAGHDVVVVVSAMSGETNRLLKLVAQITDRPDEREQDVVVATGEQVSIGLVAMAIHAQGGKAVSFLGHQVRIVTDSTFSKARIKSIDAEPIRAALKQGKIVVVAGFQGVDETGSVTTLGRGGSDTTGVALAAALKADACEIYTDVDGVYTTDPNVCPAAKKLDRITYEEMLELASLGAKVLQIRSVEFAMKYKVPLWVKSSFTEDPGTLVCEEDASMEDVLVRGVAYDRNEAKITVVGVPDQPGAAAKLFGALDAKHIVVDLIVQNLSREGRTDVTFTVAKSDFAKAHEVVKQAAQDVGATGVEVDDTIAKVSIVGVGMRNHSGVAARMFQTLSQEGINIQLISTSEIKTSCVIHTKYTELAVRALHTAFGLDAPPPVTATPTVSEVDALQGQKA is encoded by the coding sequence GTGGCCCTCATCGTCCAGAAGTACGGCGGTACCTCGGTGGGTGACACCGAGCGCATGAAGAACGTCGCGCGCCGCTGCATCGCCGCCCAGAAAGCGGGCCATGACGTCGTGGTGGTCGTCTCCGCCATGTCCGGTGAGACCAACCGCCTGCTCAAACTGGTGGCGCAGATCACCGACCGGCCCGACGAGCGCGAACAGGACGTCGTCGTCGCCACCGGCGAACAGGTGTCCATCGGGCTCGTCGCCATGGCCATCCATGCGCAGGGCGGGAAGGCCGTGAGCTTCCTCGGCCACCAGGTGCGCATCGTCACCGACAGCACCTTCTCCAAGGCGCGCATCAAGAGCATCGACGCGGAGCCCATCCGCGCCGCGCTGAAGCAGGGGAAGATCGTCGTCGTCGCCGGCTTCCAGGGCGTGGACGAGACGGGCAGCGTCACCACGCTCGGCCGCGGTGGCTCCGACACGACGGGCGTCGCGCTGGCCGCGGCGCTCAAGGCCGACGCGTGTGAAATCTATACGGACGTCGACGGCGTCTACACCACCGACCCCAACGTGTGCCCGGCCGCGAAGAAGCTGGACCGCATCACCTACGAGGAGATGCTGGAGCTGGCCAGCCTGGGCGCCAAGGTGTTGCAGATCCGCTCGGTCGAATTCGCCATGAAGTACAAGGTGCCCCTGTGGGTGAAGTCTTCCTTCACCGAGGATCCGGGCACGCTCGTCTGTGAGGAGGACGCATCCATGGAGGACGTGCTGGTTCGAGGGGTCGCCTACGATCGGAATGAGGCGAAGATCACCGTGGTGGGCGTGCCGGATCAGCCGGGCGCCGCGGCGAAGCTCTTCGGGGCGCTCGACGCGAAGCACATCGTGGTGGATCTCATCGTGCAGAACCTGTCCCGCGAGGGGCGCACCGACGTCACCTTCACCGTCGCCAAGTCGGACTTCGCCAAGGCCCACGAGGTCGTGAAGCAGGCCGCGCAGGACGTGGGCGCCACCGGCGTCGAGGTGGATGACACCATCGCCAAGGTGTCCATCGTCGGCGTGGGCATGCGCAACCACTCGGGCGTGGCGGCGCGGATGTTCCAGACGCTCTCCCAGGAGGGCATCAACATCCAGCTCATCTCCACGTCGGAGATCAAGACCTCCTGCGTGATCCACACGAAGTACACGGAGCTGGCGGTGCGCGCGCTGCACACGGCCTTCGGGCTGGACGCGCCGCCCCCCGTGACGGCCACGCCCACCGTGTCGGAAGTGGACGCGCTCCAGGGGCAGAAGGCCTGA
- a CDS encoding ComEA family DNA-binding protein, with translation MRLDPAGLATCGPGAVPKGAQALALGLKLDLNAASESELALLPGVGRDLAKRLVSAREEQGRFSNWEDVDAVPGVGAAKLETLRAATVLDAAAADGGVW, from the coding sequence GTGCGGCTGGACCCGGCGGGACTGGCCACGTGTGGTCCGGGGGCGGTGCCCAAGGGGGCGCAGGCGCTCGCGCTGGGGCTCAAGCTGGACCTCAACGCCGCCTCCGAGTCCGAGCTGGCCCTGTTGCCCGGTGTGGGCCGCGACCTGGCCAAACGGCTGGTGTCCGCCCGCGAGGAGCAGGGCCGGTTCTCGAACTGGGAGGACGTGGACGCGGTGCCCGGTGTGGGCGCTGCCAAGTTGGAGACCCTCCGGGCAGCCACCGTGCTGGACGCGGCGGCGGCTGATGGGGGCGTGTGGTAA
- a CDS encoding tetratricopeptide repeat protein, translated as MASPTGVMAPAPKIPPAGGGDRTGAQSSTQIFGGESASNLKSTNLFAGSTTASGSFVPQPTPASGALTSSGVIPPPPSIAPVAAQAPVASGAQAAAVMGTTRAFGAVGPGVGTPPPAAPPEQGAAPGSTTRAFGAVSASSSGSFRLAEPGSSSRGPEGGGATRAFGAVPGPAPSGAADAAIGATRAFGAVSGPAPSGAADASIGATRAFGAVSGPADSVSVSASPVSSAPRSFESISPSGDPADPPWSAAGGSRSKLVPEGHGDAPWATSSPTATVSLPDDDAPFARTEPSKPSVSPSGASVLGGGLDRPLPSRKPSGDLPPELLGASSRADAIVIEDGSRRSSGMSRVLLGLTVLAGIVLAGYLAYPVFRDRNSAMPVEAVTKKEEAVRALRLDDAPAREQAIQNLKALATAHPKYAEVQAELAVAYTLQLGDLHAEFDRLNLQAAAIKREIDAVTTAKSSPNWMGQANALHDDLRATERDMQPLRTDIAERRKALDALMETLRAAPDVEPAATVAARLKAQALYAAVTGAPNALGLAERLRQVELPPSWSILARAEYALSSGTPATVEAVSRELEALRAQDRYLFRAFVLGARLAIRQGDPDTARNLLDEVVALNPKHDLARRMLAQTAAAEPSP; from the coding sequence ATGGCTTCGCCCACCGGCGTCATGGCTCCCGCGCCGAAGATTCCTCCGGCGGGTGGGGGAGACCGGACGGGCGCGCAGTCGTCCACGCAGATCTTCGGCGGTGAGAGCGCTTCCAACCTGAAGTCCACGAACCTGTTCGCGGGTTCCACCACGGCCTCCGGGTCGTTCGTTCCACAGCCGACTCCGGCTTCGGGTGCGCTGACTTCGTCCGGCGTGATTCCTCCGCCTCCGTCCATCGCTCCGGTCGCGGCGCAAGCTCCCGTGGCGTCCGGCGCACAGGCTGCGGCGGTGATGGGCACGACGCGGGCCTTCGGGGCAGTGGGGCCCGGTGTGGGAACTCCTCCTCCCGCGGCGCCGCCGGAGCAGGGTGCGGCACCCGGGTCGACGACGCGCGCGTTCGGCGCTGTCTCCGCGTCGTCCTCGGGTTCGTTCCGCCTCGCGGAGCCCGGCTCTTCATCGCGTGGGCCGGAGGGTGGGGGAGCGACGCGTGCGTTCGGCGCGGTGCCGGGTCCCGCGCCTTCGGGTGCCGCCGACGCGGCCATTGGAGCAACGCGTGCGTTCGGCGCGGTGTCGGGTCCCGCGCCTTCGGGTGCCGCCGATGCGAGCATTGGAGCGACCCGTGCGTTTGGCGCGGTGTCGGGCCCCGCGGATTCCGTTTCGGTGTCGGCCTCTCCGGTGTCCTCCGCCCCCCGTTCCTTCGAGAGCATCTCGCCTTCGGGCGACCCCGCGGATCCACCGTGGTCGGCGGCTGGCGGCTCCCGCTCCAAGCTCGTTCCGGAAGGCCACGGCGACGCGCCCTGGGCGACCTCTTCACCGACCGCGACCGTCTCCCTGCCCGACGACGACGCGCCCTTCGCTCGCACCGAGCCCTCGAAGCCCTCGGTTTCGCCTTCCGGCGCGTCGGTGCTCGGGGGCGGGCTGGACCGGCCCCTTCCTTCCCGGAAGCCCTCCGGCGACCTCCCCCCGGAGCTGCTCGGAGCGTCTTCCCGCGCCGACGCCATCGTCATCGAGGACGGCAGCCGGCGTTCCTCCGGGATGAGCCGGGTGCTCCTCGGGCTCACGGTGCTCGCGGGCATCGTCCTGGCCGGGTACCTGGCGTATCCCGTCTTCCGTGACCGCAACTCGGCCATGCCCGTGGAGGCCGTGACGAAGAAGGAAGAGGCCGTGCGGGCTCTGCGCCTCGATGACGCTCCCGCGCGCGAACAGGCCATCCAGAACCTCAAGGCCCTGGCCACCGCCCACCCCAAATACGCCGAGGTCCAGGCCGAGCTGGCCGTGGCCTACACCCTCCAACTGGGCGACCTGCACGCAGAGTTCGACCGATTGAACCTCCAGGCGGCCGCGATCAAGCGGGAGATCGATGCGGTCACCACCGCGAAGTCGTCGCCGAACTGGATGGGCCAGGCCAACGCGCTCCATGACGACCTGCGCGCGACCGAACGCGACATGCAGCCGCTGCGCACCGACATCGCCGAGCGGCGCAAGGCGCTCGACGCGCTGATGGAGACCCTCCGGGCCGCTCCGGACGTGGAGCCCGCCGCCACCGTCGCCGCGCGCCTCAAGGCCCAGGCCCTCTACGCCGCGGTGACCGGTGCCCCCAACGCCCTGGGCCTCGCGGAACGCCTGCGTCAGGTGGAGCTCCCGCCGTCCTGGAGCATCCTCGCCCGCGCCGAATACGCCCTCAGCTCCGGCACACCCGCCACCGTCGAGGCCGTCTCCAGGGAGCTGGAAGCCCTGCGCGCGCAGGACCGGTACCTCTTCCGCGCCTTCGTCCTGGGCGCCCGGCTGGCCATCCGCCAGGGCGACCCGGACACGGCCCGGAACCTGCTGGACGAAGTGGTGGCGCTCAACCCCAAGCACGACCTGGCCAGGCGCATGCTCGCTCAAACCGCGGCCGCCGAGCCCTCGCCCTGA
- a CDS encoding glycosyltransferase family 2 protein — translation MAEVFFWCAALALVHTYFLYPLSLFALEGAAQVFQNLRKMRSGEAASAGVKAGPLPSVSLVVAAYNEADCIESKLRNSLALDYPADRFEVVIGSDGSTDGTDGLVQQCADPRVRLSPAARAGKTTVLNRCIPSAHGDIVLLSDANTMIDADAVRKIVRHFEDPEVGAVCGKLRLYNPTKQDYEESAYWSYESLIKMYEGRRGAVVGANGGLYAIRRSLFTQLPPSTIVDDFVIPLRILESGFKVVYEEGAVAHEETTEDYGKEFGRRARIAAGNFQSLGLVPGLLLPTAGFAAFAFWSHKLLRWCAPALMALALVANLFLLDSVFYRVTLGAQLGFYALAYLGRSGVFKSGAAKKATSIAYYFVTMNAAIAVGFWRFLRNSQRAAWDRTARVPTSTST, via the coding sequence ATGGCGGAGGTCTTCTTCTGGTGCGCGGCGCTTGCGCTCGTGCACACTTATTTTCTCTATCCCTTGAGCCTGTTCGCCCTGGAGGGCGCGGCCCAGGTCTTCCAGAACCTGCGCAAGATGCGCTCGGGTGAGGCGGCCAGCGCGGGCGTCAAGGCCGGGCCGTTGCCCTCGGTGAGTCTGGTGGTGGCCGCCTACAACGAGGCGGACTGCATCGAGTCCAAGCTGCGGAACAGCCTGGCGCTGGACTACCCGGCGGACCGCTTCGAGGTCGTCATCGGTTCGGACGGCTCCACGGACGGCACGGACGGCCTCGTGCAGCAGTGCGCGGATCCGCGCGTGCGCCTGTCGCCCGCGGCTCGCGCCGGCAAGACGACGGTGCTCAACCGCTGCATCCCGTCCGCGCACGGCGACATCGTGCTGCTGTCGGACGCGAACACGATGATCGACGCGGACGCGGTGCGGAAGATCGTCCGCCACTTCGAGGATCCGGAGGTCGGCGCCGTCTGCGGCAAGCTGCGCCTCTACAACCCCACGAAGCAGGACTACGAGGAGAGCGCGTACTGGAGCTACGAGTCCCTCATCAAGATGTACGAGGGCCGGCGCGGCGCGGTGGTGGGGGCCAACGGCGGCCTCTACGCCATCCGGCGCTCGCTCTTCACCCAGCTGCCGCCGTCCACCATCGTGGATGACTTCGTGATTCCGCTGCGCATCCTGGAGAGCGGCTTCAAGGTCGTCTACGAGGAGGGCGCCGTCGCTCACGAGGAGACGACGGAGGACTACGGCAAGGAGTTCGGCCGGCGCGCGCGCATCGCGGCGGGCAACTTCCAGAGCCTGGGCCTCGTGCCCGGGCTGCTGCTGCCCACGGCGGGCTTCGCCGCGTTCGCCTTCTGGTCGCACAAGCTGTTGCGCTGGTGCGCTCCCGCGCTGATGGCGCTGGCGCTCGTCGCCAACCTGTTCCTGCTCGACAGTGTGTTCTACCGCGTCACGCTGGGCGCGCAGCTGGGCTTCTACGCCCTGGCGTACCTGGGCCGCTCCGGCGTCTTCAAGAGCGGCGCCGCGAAGAAGGCCACGTCCATCGCGTACTACTTCGTGACCATGAACGCGGCCATCGCCGTGGGCTTCTGGCGCTTCCTGCGCAACTCGCAGCGCGCCGCGTGGGACCGCACGGCTCGCGTGCCGACGTCCACGTCGACCTGA
- a CDS encoding C40 family peptidase, translated as MKLGAWMAMLAMTTGCATGSPTGAWVASDAVRYRSASPPAFPRAALSAEVAVRESAPAKTSASSKAPAVAKAPAKKAPAKARVTPAKQTASPAPTANPRERVLATARALVGQSSVQVNGKRYPADCTALIDATYSQAGVKFRGTLKPGDNGVTAMYRYAQANGRVYTSGRPVPGDLVFFRETYDQNRDGRRNDGLTHVGLVDGVDADGTVTVIHRVKRGVVRYQMNLARPHMARDPKTGEVLNDMLRSPGPGQPHVLTGQLFAAFGSVLPSGPAKPLAVAAR; from the coding sequence ATGAAGCTGGGCGCATGGATGGCGATGCTGGCGATGACGACGGGCTGTGCGACGGGCTCTCCCACGGGGGCCTGGGTGGCGTCGGATGCCGTGCGCTACCGCTCCGCCTCCCCGCCGGCCTTCCCGCGCGCCGCGCTGTCCGCGGAGGTGGCGGTCCGTGAGAGCGCCCCCGCGAAGACCTCCGCTTCGAGCAAGGCCCCGGCGGTGGCGAAGGCCCCAGCAAAGAAGGCCCCGGCGAAGGCGCGCGTCACGCCCGCGAAGCAGACGGCCAGCCCTGCCCCCACGGCCAATCCCCGCGAGCGAGTGCTGGCCACGGCGCGCGCGCTGGTGGGCCAGTCGTCGGTGCAGGTGAACGGCAAGCGCTACCCGGCGGACTGCACGGCGCTCATCGACGCCACCTACTCCCAGGCAGGCGTGAAGTTCCGGGGCACCCTCAAGCCCGGGGACAACGGCGTCACCGCGATGTACCGCTACGCCCAGGCGAACGGCCGTGTGTACACGAGCGGGCGCCCCGTACCGGGCGACCTGGTGTTCTTCCGCGAGACGTACGATCAGAACCGCGACGGCCGGCGCAACGACGGCCTCACCCACGTGGGCCTGGTGGACGGCGTGGACGCGGACGGCACGGTCACCGTCATCCACCGGGTGAAGCGCGGCGTGGTCCGCTACCAGATGAACCTGGCGCGCCCCCACATGGCCCGCGATCCGAAGACGGGCGAGGTGCTCAACGACATGCTGCGAAGCCCCGGCCCCGGTCAGCCGCACGTGCTCACCGGCCAGCTCTTCGCCGCGTTCGGCAGCGTGCTGCCCTCCGGCCCGGCGAAGCCCCTGGCCGTGGCGGCCCGCTGA
- a CDS encoding serine/threonine-protein kinase, producing the protein MPTFRRALALVLLATGCSHMSFDKASELDTVQAYQDFLRENPEDPEALTAQGRIEGLEFDEAKRLHSVIAYKRFLETYPDAPQQQRVKSLLEGLRFNAAKEADTEAGWRQFLAEHPDGTHRDEARTRLQAAQERDVQSTTDLKRVSQLLQGEAAGARREELERKLDDESFAQAKDAGKLFAYLRDFPSGAHREEVRVKLLELEVEGLLVSGLVDEAEAKVKLHPLGPKLTGFPTRLARAREEQGALSRTEPAVRAMQAGHYLRDLEDLKRALVAPDPLDRWQAAEELGQHVSVRAVDPLLEALRTARNPLIRQNALSSLRSVLSALPAPVAGYEIAVRLESLRERASSPELYITVAALLDLSGQLEQAASQYQRVYESGGTDPVVLWRWVQLREQRRQAFSAAVAARQLAVWAQTTAREELVSAEGGVPLASARQLCAAVVDARFAAQAIARVRNEKTEFPEDMDTFERTAQDAVRLAEAKLADAELLLRQQHPGVRTCADQQVAERLSQGVKERTQALQQATSAKLPKPVGTLLLELARERDPSPEVRAAAASRLAGSTPP; encoded by the coding sequence ATGCCCACCTTCCGCCGCGCTCTCGCCCTCGTGCTCCTGGCCACCGGTTGCTCGCACATGTCCTTCGACAAGGCCAGCGAGCTGGACACCGTGCAGGCCTACCAGGACTTCCTGCGTGAGAACCCAGAGGATCCCGAGGCCCTGACGGCTCAGGGGCGCATCGAGGGGCTGGAGTTCGACGAGGCGAAGCGGCTGCACTCGGTCATCGCCTACAAGCGCTTCCTGGAGACGTACCCGGACGCGCCGCAGCAGCAGCGGGTGAAGTCGCTGCTGGAGGGCCTGCGCTTCAACGCGGCGAAGGAGGCGGACACGGAGGCCGGGTGGCGGCAGTTCCTCGCCGAGCACCCCGACGGCACCCACCGCGACGAGGCGCGCACCCGGCTGCAGGCGGCGCAGGAGCGCGACGTCCAGTCGACCACGGACCTCAAGCGCGTGTCCCAGCTCCTCCAGGGCGAGGCCGCCGGCGCGCGCCGCGAGGAGCTGGAGCGCAAGCTGGACGACGAGTCCTTCGCCCAGGCAAAGGACGCCGGAAAGCTCTTCGCCTACCTGCGCGACTTCCCCTCGGGCGCGCACCGCGAGGAGGTCCGCGTCAAGCTGCTGGAGCTGGAGGTGGAGGGACTGCTCGTCTCCGGGCTGGTGGACGAGGCCGAGGCGAAGGTGAAGCTCCACCCGCTGGGGCCGAAGCTGACGGGCTTCCCCACGCGCCTGGCCCGCGCCCGCGAGGAGCAGGGCGCTCTCTCCCGCACCGAGCCCGCCGTTCGCGCGATGCAGGCGGGCCACTACCTGCGCGACCTGGAGGACCTGAAGCGCGCGCTCGTGGCGCCGGATCCGCTGGACCGCTGGCAGGCGGCGGAGGAGCTGGGCCAGCACGTCTCCGTGCGCGCGGTGGATCCGCTGCTGGAGGCGCTGCGCACGGCGCGCAACCCGCTGATCCGCCAGAACGCGCTGTCATCCCTGCGCTCGGTGCTCTCCGCGCTGCCCGCCCCCGTGGCCGGCTACGAAATCGCCGTGCGGCTGGAGTCCCTGCGCGAGCGCGCCAGCAGCCCGGAGCTCTACATCACCGTGGCGGCGCTCCTGGACCTGAGCGGCCAACTGGAGCAGGCCGCCAGCCAGTACCAGCGCGTCTATGAGTCCGGTGGCACGGATCCGGTGGTGCTCTGGCGCTGGGTGCAGCTGCGCGAGCAGCGCCGCCAGGCGTTCTCCGCGGCGGTCGCGGCCCGGCAGCTCGCGGTGTGGGCCCAGACGACCGCGCGCGAGGAGCTCGTGTCCGCGGAGGGTGGGGTGCCCCTGGCATCGGCCCGTCAGCTCTGCGCGGCGGTGGTGGACGCGCGCTTCGCGGCCCAGGCCATCGCCCGGGTCCGCAACGAGAAGACGGAGTTCCCCGAGGACATGGACACCTTCGAGCGCACCGCCCAGGACGCGGTCCGCCTGGCCGAGGCGAAGCTCGCGGACGCGGAGCTGCTCCTGCGCCAGCAGCATCCCGGCGTGCGCACCTGCGCGGATCAACAGGTCGCCGAGCGCCTGTCGCAGGGAGTGAAGGAGCGCACCCAGGCGCTCCAGCAGGCGACGAGCGCGAAGCTGCCCAAGCCCGTGGGCACGCTGCTGCTGGAGCTGGCCCGCGAGCGCGATCCCTCCCCGGAGGTCCGCGCAGCGGCGGCCTCCCGGTTGGCTGGATCCACCCCTCCCTGA
- a CDS encoding ATP-dependent helicase, translating into MAAPLPLIHAVPSGAPSRGLDLDGALNDEQRAAVEAGEGPVLVIAGAGSGKTRTLTYRVARMLERGVPPSSLLLLTFTNKAAREMTRRVEELAGGFADVGSLLGGTFHHAAHVLLRQHAGALGFSTGFTVLDREDARDLMATCLAERKLRSDKRFPRPDALLDLVSLATNLQQPVSQVLVDRRREMLPVAPEVFATARRFQQRKAQLHLMDYDDLLAHLKRLLEDHPSVRAELTGRFKGVLVDEYQDTNRLQGDLVDLLVGERRNLTVVGDDCQSIYSFRGAEFTNIIDFPQRYPGCGIYPLTRNYRSTPQVLRLANAVIERNTRQFPKALVSNGAPGPVPQVVPTRDVKAQAAFVAERVLELRARGQRLESMAVLYRAHLHSLELQLELTRHGLPFRVRSGVRFFEQAHVKDALAHLRWAHNRNDELAFKRLARKLSGVGTASTEHLWTALSALPPELSLPDALSHPDVQAHVPRKAKAGFLRFQTLMTTLSVREARSPGALLAEVLAAREPPATPDGVDPRAEDLRQLQEFAGRFEDVPRFLSAIALVAEFSARAALEGDGEAPDDVLTLTTVHQAKGLEWRTVFVLSLTDGRFPLSLATRDLENEEEERRLFYVAVTRAREALWLVYPHTSLPREDGRLLLTPSRFLAELPVGPDAVCETHPPPEPDGPIRLRDLGPDPDREL; encoded by the coding sequence ATGGCCGCCCCCCTGCCGCTGATCCACGCCGTCCCCTCCGGAGCGCCCTCGCGCGGTCTGGACCTGGATGGCGCGCTCAACGACGAGCAGCGCGCGGCCGTCGAAGCAGGGGAGGGGCCCGTGCTGGTGATTGCTGGTGCGGGCTCCGGCAAGACGCGCACGCTCACGTACCGCGTGGCGCGCATGCTGGAGCGGGGCGTCCCGCCGTCCTCGCTACTACTCCTCACGTTCACCAACAAGGCCGCGCGCGAGATGACCCGCCGCGTGGAGGAGCTGGCCGGCGGCTTCGCGGACGTGGGCAGTCTCCTCGGAGGCACCTTCCACCACGCGGCGCACGTGCTCCTGCGCCAGCACGCGGGGGCGCTCGGCTTCTCCACCGGCTTCACGGTGTTGGACCGCGAGGACGCGCGCGACCTGATGGCCACGTGCCTGGCGGAGCGGAAGCTGAGAAGCGACAAGCGCTTCCCGCGTCCGGACGCGCTGTTGGACCTGGTCTCCCTGGCCACCAACCTCCAGCAGCCCGTGTCGCAGGTGCTGGTGGACCGGCGCAGGGAGATGCTGCCCGTGGCCCCGGAGGTGTTCGCCACCGCGCGCCGCTTCCAGCAGCGCAAGGCCCAGCTGCACCTGATGGACTACGACGACCTGCTGGCGCACCTGAAGCGGCTGCTGGAGGACCACCCGTCCGTCCGCGCGGAGCTCACCGGGCGCTTCAAGGGCGTGCTCGTGGACGAGTACCAGGACACGAACCGCCTCCAGGGCGACCTCGTGGACCTGCTCGTGGGGGAGCGCCGCAACCTCACCGTCGTGGGCGACGACTGCCAGTCCATCTACAGCTTCCGGGGCGCGGAGTTCACCAACATCATCGACTTCCCCCAGCGCTACCCCGGCTGCGGCATCTACCCGCTCACGCGCAACTACCGCTCCACGCCCCAGGTGCTGCGGCTGGCCAACGCCGTCATCGAGCGCAACACCCGCCAGTTCCCCAAGGCGCTCGTGTCCAACGGCGCGCCCGGTCCCGTGCCCCAGGTGGTGCCCACCCGCGACGTGAAGGCCCAGGCCGCCTTCGTCGCCGAGCGCGTCCTGGAGCTGCGCGCCCGGGGGCAGCGGCTGGAGTCCATGGCGGTGCTCTACCGCGCCCACCTGCACTCGCTGGAGCTCCAGCTGGAGCTGACGCGCCACGGGCTGCCGTTCCGCGTGCGCTCCGGGGTGCGCTTCTTCGAGCAGGCCCACGTCAAGGACGCGCTCGCCCACCTGCGATGGGCGCACAACCGGAACGACGAGCTGGCCTTCAAGCGGCTCGCGCGGAAGCTCTCCGGCGTGGGCACCGCCAGCACGGAACACCTCTGGACCGCCCTGTCCGCGCTGCCTCCGGAGCTGTCCCTCCCGGACGCGCTGTCCCACCCGGACGTCCAGGCCCACGTGCCGCGCAAGGCAAAGGCCGGCTTCCTGCGCTTCCAGACCCTGATGACCACGCTGTCCGTCCGAGAGGCTCGGAGCCCCGGCGCGCTGCTCGCGGAGGTGCTGGCGGCTCGCGAGCCCCCGGCCACGCCGGACGGGGTGGACCCCCGCGCGGAGGACCTGCGCCAGCTCCAGGAGTTCGCCGGCCGCTTCGAGGACGTGCCCCGCTTCCTGTCCGCCATCGCCCTGGTGGCCGAGTTCTCCGCCCGGGCCGCCCTGGAGGGCGACGGGGAGGCTCCGGACGACGTGCTCACCCTCACCACGGTCCATCAGGCCAAGGGGCTGGAGTGGCGGACCGTCTTCGTGCTGAGCCTCACCGACGGGCGCTTCCCCCTGTCGCTCGCCACGCGCGACCTGGAGAACGAGGAGGAGGAGCGCCGCCTCTTCTATGTCGCCGTCACCCGGGCCCGGGAGGCGCTGTGGCTCGTGTACCCCCACACCTCACTGCCCCGGGAGGACGGGCGGCTGCTGCTCACCCCGTCCCGCTTCCTGGCCGAGCTGCCGGTGGGGCCTGACGCGGTGTGTGAGACGCACCCGCCCCCGGAGCCCGACGGGCCGATCCGCCTGCGCGACCTGGGGCCGGATCCAGACCGGGAGTTGTAG